DNA sequence from the Deltaproteobacteria bacterium genome:
CCGCCATGGGGCTCATGAGGAACCCCCAGGGCCGGCAGCAGTATGACAATATTTTCTTTCGCAACCATTGCAAGGAACTGCTGCGAGTCCCCATGCTTATGGTGCGGGAGTTCATCAGGAACAAGTACCGTTTAACCTGTTTCGTCGGCTTGGAGAACAGCCCGACCTGCGGCATACACTGGGGAAAGCACAAGGTGAACCGCTACCAGACGGAATCACCCGTCCCCGCCGATAACCCCGACCCGGATGATCCCGTTCTCATGGGCATCATGGCCGAGATACTGTCGGAAGAGCTCGCGCAGGACAGTGTGATGGTTCCCTTTCTCGAGTTTCCCACCCTCGAACCCGTGGGCTCGCCGAAACGAAACCGGTTCTGGGAAGACCTGCAGCGGGCGGTGGAACCCCGCATGTTCATGGAGGAAGGCAGCGCGGATGTCCCCGTCATGGAGGACGATAAGAACGAGTAATGCCGCCTCATTGTGAAGACAGGGTCCTGAGCGAGAGCGAGAAGGATGCGTTCAGAAGGACCGTGCGCGGGTTTTTCCGCGACCGGGGAAGAAAACTGCCCTGGAGGGAGACCCGGGACCCTTACCGTATACTCGTTTCCGAGATCATGCTTCAACAGACGCAGGTCCCGCGGGTCCTGGAAAAATACGAAGCCTTTCTTGCCGAGTTTCCCGATATCCGGTCCCTTGCCGCGGCGCCGCTCCACGAGGTCTTGGCGGCCTGGCAGGGGCTCGGCTACAATCGCCGGGCAGCCTACCTGAAAAAAGCGGCCGAAATGATCCTGTCCGATTTCAACGGGACCGTCCCTTCATCGCCGGAGAAGCTGAAAAAACTCCCGGGTATCGGGGAGGCGACAGCGAGCGCCGTCTGCGCCTTTGCCTTTAATCAACCTGTCGTTTTCGTGGAGACCAACATTCGGGCCGTCTATATTCACCATTTCTTCGGAGATGAACATCCCGTCAGCGATGCACGGCTCCTGCCACTGGTCGCCAAGACGCTCGACCGGAGGGATCCCCGCGGATGGTACAACGCCCTCATGGATTACGGGGTCTACCTCAAGAAGGAATACGGCAATCCCGCCAGGCGAAGCGCCCATCACCACAGGCAGGCGCCCTTTGAGGGCTCCAACCGCCAGGTCAGAGGGGCCGTGCTCCGGGTATTGCTGGAGCATGGCGGGATAACGCAGGGATCGCTTATCCGGTTGCTGCCCTTTGATGCATCACGAGTTCTACAGTGTCTGGAGGAACTTGAACGGGAAGGCCTGATCCGCGGGAAGAAAGGGCATTTCGAGATAGCCTGAAAAAAAAAGAGGTTCTCGACCGGGGATACAACGAGGGGGGGGAGAGGAGGGTACGTGTGAGCGTACACTGTGGATCGCTGCACCAACCGGTCAAGAACCTGTCTGTCAATGCGACGGGCGGCCGGGGCCGTCCGGCATCGTTGTTTCTTACAATCCCAGGTACCGGGATATGATCAAGAGCATTATCTCCGATGTGCCCGCGTAAATGGTCTGAACCCGGGCGTCCCTGAAGAGGCGGGCGATGGGATATTCCTCCATGTACCCGTAGCCGCCGTGAAACTGCACGCACTTTCCTACCACTTCATTAAGCATTTCCGCAATCCAATATTTCGCCATGGAAGCCTTCTTGACCAGTTCCTTGCCCGCCATGTGGTCCAGAATGAGGCTTTCCATGAAGGTTCGACCCAGTTCCACGTCCGTGGCCATTTTGGCCAGTTCGAAGGAGATGTACTGGAACCGGCTGATGGGACGGCCGAAGGCCTCGCGGCTTTTCGTGTATTCAATGGTGAGGCGAAGCGCTTCCTCGGCGAAGACCTGGCTCATCATGGCCGAAACGATACGCTCCTGCTGGAGCTTTTCCATGAGATAGTAGAATCCCCGTCCCTCCTGTCCCAGCAGGTTCTCGGCGGGGACGACGCAATCAACGAAGGACATCTCGGCCGTATCCTGGGAATGGAGGCCGACCTTCTCGAGGTTCCTGCCCCGTTCGAATCCCGGCGTACCCCCCTCGACGACGATGAGCGACAATCCCGCATAGGGTGACTCGGGATTCGGATCCGTCTTTGCCGCCACGATGACGAGGTTGCTCAGGATGCCGTTCGATATGAACGTCTTCTGGCCGTTCAGGATATAGTTGTTCCCGTTCTTGACCGCCGTTGTCCGGATGGCCGCGAGGTCGGACCCGGTCCCCGGTTCGGTCATGGCGACGGCGGTGATGTATTCACCCGTCACGCAGCCGGGGAGCCAGCGATTCTTCTGTTCCTCATTTCCGTAAGCGGAAATATAGGGCACGATGATGTCCGAGTGCAGGGGAAAGACGAACCCCCCGCAGTGTGTGCTCGCGGCTTCCTCTACCGCGATGAGCGAATAGAGAAAATCGGCCCCGACACCACCGTATTCCTCGGGAAGCCAGGGACAGAGAAACCCCTGTGCGCCGAATTTCGTCCATAACTCGCGGGGAACGATGCCCGCCTTTTCCCATTCCTCAACGTAGGGGGTCACTTCCTTGTCGAAGAACCGTCGTATTGATTCCCTGAATATCGAGTGTTCCTGTGTGTAGCAGCTTTCCAGTAACGACATGAGATCCCTCCTTGAACAGATACCGGATGTACGAAAAACAGAATTTCAGAACCAAAAATCATATATCGGAGCTTTAAACGGTACCCTCTGATACGATAAAAGACCGTTTCATTCAAGAGAGAAATTGACCGGCGGGTCAAAAAAATGAGATGGGTCGGCGAAACCTTCGGGCATTAGGTGTTCTGCCTCTGAGATCAAGGTTACTGATAACCCTATTGACATGACCGGTGGTATCAGTTACAAATCCTTCATGGATCATGAGGGGCGTCGGGAATCACACGCCGAAAACACCCTGTTTTGATAGAAGGGCCTGCCGCTATCGGCCTTTGACGGCGGTCGATGAACAGTGTTTCCGAAAAAAGGAGGTTAAGCCATGCAGCATGGGAAGAACAGGGCTGCTCTACCAGTTACTTCTATAGGTATGTGGGTCTTTATTCTTTCAGCATTGACCGTCATCTCCGGCTGCGGCCTGTTCCATAAGGCACCCCTGCCGGACATGTCCCAGACTTCCTTTATCAACAGTGTTGGAATGAGCTTCACTCTCATTAAAGCCGGTACGTTCACCATGGGGAGCTCTTTGAAGGAGCCCGGCAGAACGGCGGCGGAGACATCTCATACGGTGCGGCTTACCAGACCCTTTTACCTGCAGACGACCGAGGTGACCCAGGGGCAGTGGAAGGCCGTCATGGGTCGGAATCCTTCTTACTTCAAGAGATGCGGGGATGAATGCCCCGTGGAGCAGGTATCATGGAATGATACGATCCTGTTCATAGAAAAACTCAATGAAATGGAAGATACAGGGCGGTACCGCCTTCCCACGGAAGCCGAGTGGGAATATGCATGCAGGGCACGGGTCCGCAAAACCTTCTATACCGGTCCCTGTATCGACACGGGACAGGCGAACTTCAACGGTCTGTACCCCCTTGAAGGCTGCCCCGCCGGGGACTATAGAAACACCTCTATCCCCTGTGGAAGCTATGAGCCCAATCCCTGGGGGCTGTATGACATGTGCGGGAATGTGTGGGAATGGTGCGAAGACTGGTACGGGGACCATCCCGGTGATGTCCAGTCAGACCCTGAGGGTGCCGATGATGGGACACAAAGGGTCGTCAAGGGAGGTGCCTGGAACAGCATGGGTAGGCAGATACGTCCGGCGAGCCGTATGGGGGTCCCCCCCGCGGGGTTCACCAATTATATCGGCTTCCGGGTGGCGTGCAGTTATTGAATTGAGTGCCTAAGTGCCTAAGTGCCTGGTAGTATGGAAGTCCCCCTTTGAAAAAGGGGGATTGAGGGGGATTTTCAGAGAGCGACAAAGGGGCAGAGCGACAGAGTGGAAGAGTGCAAAATACAAGGGAACATGAATGCCCGTTTTTGCCCCCCTCTTTGATAAAGAGGGGTTGGGGAGATTTGCTTTTGTATAAATCCCTCCCGGCCTCCCTTTACGAAAGGGAGGTGAAAAACCTAATCCATAATCCGTAATCCATAATCCCGATTCACGAATACCTAAGAAAGCGCTCGCCGTCCTCGCAGCCCAGGTCGAAGGCGTCCTGGAGACCTTGGGGATTCGTGTAATCCCATTTATACACGGTGATCGGCCGGGAGGGCTGAACATATGTCCTTCCCGGAATGCGGGGGATCCTGTCTTCCCGGTACGACCGCGTCAGAAGGACCAGGGTGTTGCCGCTTCCTTTTCCAAGAATTCGCACCGGCACGTTATCGATCAGCCCGCCGTCGAGGACCGGGCCGCCATTTCTGTACATGACCGGCGTGAAGGGCGGCGTGCAGGATGATTGCAGCAGGAGGTCGGCGAGGTCGTCGGGTGTCGCGCATTCCCTGACGGAAACGACCTCAGAGCGGAACCCCGCACGGGAAGCGAAGGTCGGATGAACCGGCGCAAAGAGCTTTTTTTCGACGGCATAACAGAGCATGCCGATGAGCATGGCCATCCGTACCCCTGACCAGCGGGGCGGTCTGGTCATCAGGACCAGGATATCGGGACCGTTCCGGATACGTTCCAGGGCGGCTTCGTCGATGGCGGACAGGACGCTCTCGCGGTACATGGCAAGGTGGGGAAAGAGGGGGCGTTCGTTGAAAAGATTCAGGGGGTAGAAATTGCGCCGGTTTTCAGCCGTTGCCTTCTTGAAACGTTCAAAGGAAGCACTCATCCTGCCCGAGCGAAGCATGCAGGCCATGGCGGCCCCGGCGCTTACGCCGGCTATCCGTGCCGTGGAAAGCCCCAGATGGGGGTCCACCCGGGACCAGAACCCTACCTGCCACAGGCACCGGCTCCCGCCACCGGCGAAGACCATGGAGTCGAATCGAGCGTTCCTTTCCATATCTTTAACTCGTATCTTGGGATTATGGATTACGGGAACATGAATGCCCGTTTTTGCCCCCCTCTTTGACAAAGAAGGGTTGGGGGAGATTTGCTTTTGTATAAATCCCTCCCGATCTCCCTTTACGAAAGGGAGGTGAAAAACCTGATCCGTAATCCTTCTAATCCTGCCATTCCATCTTTCCTCGGCCATGGGCGACAGTAACTGAAAAACGAGAAAGGTTCAAGAAAAACATTTTGTTGCGACGGCATAGGCCTGTCGTCGAAGACCACCCGCCCCCCTTCCTTCCTGTTGAAATAGGGGGTTTTCTATGCTACAAACCAGCGCTACACGTTTCTTTTAGCTGAGAAAGCATCCACGACATGCCTGTTTATGAATATAATGCCCTGAATACAAAGGGTAAAAATCTCAAAGGGATCATCGATGCGGATAGCATCGCCCTTGCCCGGCAGAAACTGAGGGAGCGGGCACTCTATCCCGTTGAACTGCGTGAAACTTCGGCGAAGGTGCGGCCCGGCGGGGCCCTTTCCCGGTCGGCGGGGAACCTGTTCCGGCGGGTGGGGCTGCGGGAAGTGTCCGTTATGACGCGTCAGCTGGCAACGCTCCTCGATGCGGGGCTCCCTCTCGTTCCCTCGCTGACGGTGCTCATATCGCAGACCGTCAACCCCCAGTTGAAAAAAACGTTGGCCCAGGTAAAGGAAGAGGTCAACGAGGGAAACAGCCTGGCCCAGAGCATTTCCCACTATCCCGGTGTTTTTTCCCCCTTTTTCGTTAATATGGTACGTGCCGGCGAGGCGTCGGGGGCGTTGAATGTCGTCCTGAAGCGCCTTGCCGATTTCAACGAAAGCCGGCAGGCATTGCAGGGAAGGATACGCGCGGCCCTGACCTACCCGATCTTCATGTTCATCATTGGAAGCCTCGTCGTATTTTTCCTGACCACCTTCATCGTGCCTCAGATCACGGAGATATTCCGTGACATGAACCAGACCCTTCCGGGAATCACCGTCTTCCTGATAACGGTCAGTGGGATTCTCCGCTCTTTCTGGCTGCTTATCCTGCTCTTCATGTGCGCGGCGATCTTCTCACTTCATCACCTCTTTACAAAAACGTCGCGGGGGCGATATCTCTGGGACAGGATCAAGCTGAGAACGCCCTTTGTGGGTGGTCTCATACACAGAATGGCCATAGCACGCTTCGGCAGGACCCTGGGAACGCTTCTCCAGAGCGGGGTGCCCCTGCTGAACGCCCTTGCCATCGTAAAGAACGTGGTGAGCAATGAGCTTATCGCCGATGTGATACAGGACGCGGGAAAAGATGTCGAGGAAGGCCAGGGGCTGGCGGCGACCCTGTCGAAAAGCTCCCTTATCCCCCCCCTGGCGGTCCAGATGATCGCCGTCGGGGAGCAGACCGGAAACCTGGAGGAGATGCTTTTCAGGCTTTCCGACAGTTATGAACGGGAGGTCGAATCGAACATCATGGTCATCACATCGCTGCTTGAGCCCGTCATGATCCTGGTGATGGGCCTTATGGTCGCTTTTATCGTCGTATCCATACTGCTGCCGATTTTTGAGATGAACCAACTGGTTCGATAGGAGAATATCATGAGAAAGAAACTTGACGACAGGGGATTTACCCTGATCGAACTGATGGTGGTGATCGTCATCCTGGGGATACTGGCGGGACTGATCGTGCCCCGTATCATGGGGCGTCCTGAGGAAGCCCGGCAGGCGAAAGCCCGGATTCAGATAGAGAGCATTGAAACGGCACTCAAGCTCTACAAGCTGGACAACGGGAATTATCCCACAACGGAACAGGGATTGCGGGCCCTGGTGGAGGCGCCGGAAGTGGGAGCTCTCGCGCGGAACTGGCGTGAGGGAGGCTATCTGGAGAAGGGGAACGTTCCGAAAGACCCCTGGGGCAATGAGTATGTGTACCTCTCTCCGGGAAGCCACGGTGATTATGACATCATGTCTTACGGTGCCGACGGGGAGCTTGGTGGTGAGGACAAGAACCGCGATATTACAAGCTGGGAGATTGAATAACCGGGGGTTTACCCTCGTTGAACTGACGGTGGTCATCTTTCTCATCGGGCTCATGTTCATCGTGGCCATCCCCCGTATCGGAGACACCCTGCTCAGTGATGATCTGAAAACGACCGTTAATCATCTGAACCGGACCGCCCGGGAGCTGCGGAACGAAGCCGTCAGGAGCCAGGTCAACCAACTGCTGAACCTGGACCTTCATGAAGGCCTCATATATGTGACCAGCGAAGACATGACCCCCGAGGCCCGGTATGAAATGAGAAAACGGGCCTATCTCCTTCCCCAGGGCGTTACCATTACCGATGTCTCGAGACCCGGCAAGGAGCGTGTCATCAACGGTGAGACGGCCGTGATCTTCTTCAAGGGCGGATTCGTCCAGCCCACGGTTATTCATATCGCCCGCGGCGACGAGCGCTTCACCCTCGTCTTCAGCCCGTTCCTCAAGGATATCAAGGTGTATGACAAGTTGATCGAACTTGATGAGGCATATGAGTGAAAAAAAAGTGCCTGAGTGCCTGAGTATCTGAGTGCGTGAATGCGTGACGAAAACCACCTCCCCCTTTGGAAAAGGGGGATCGAGGGGGATTTTCAGAGAGCGACAAAGGGGCAAAGGGGCAAAGAATATTAATCCGTAATCCTGCAAAAACGCCGATAAATCGGCGCACTACAAAAAAAGTCCAAACGAAGTACCCGTCGAATAATCCGTAACCCGTAATCCTTAATCCTTCCGTAATCCCCGGCCCCCCCCTCACGAAAACAGAAAGGACATCCCGAAGATAGCCAGGTTCCCCAGGACATGGATGGTAATGGGGACCGTCAGGTCCTTTTCGATCTCGTAGGCGGCGGCGAAGAGGACCCCGCCGATGACCTGCGTAAGGGGAAACGACGAGCCGTGGGCGTGGGCGGCGGCGAAGAGACTGGTGCTGATGATGAGGGCCGCCGCCGTCCCCCATCTTCGACAGAACCCGTAGATAATCCCCCGAAAGAAGAGTTCCTCAACCAGGGGGCCGAGAAAACCTCCCACCGCGATGAAGAGAAAGAGTGTTCCCGTCTTCCGGGGAAGAGTGGTTCTGATGAGGTCCGTGAGAGATGCTCCCTGAAGATGAAGGACACCGGCAAGAGCGGCGGCGGCGAGGCCGAATCCGACGGACCAGATGATACCGCGACCGATGCCCCGGAAAAAGGTGTTCCCGGACAGATTGAGCACCCCGAGACCCGATCCTCCGAAGATCAGAGTGGAAAGGATCAGGGCGGTTTCGATGGCGCGGGCCAGGCCGAGAACACACAGAGGATGCCGCCAGTCACCGCATGGTGCGCTCCGCACCACCGCTTCAACGGCCATGACCGCCATTACCGACAGTATCAGTGTTTTTCCATCGATTCCTTTTGTGTCCATCCCAGGTCCCGCAATGCTCTGTATCCATACCACTGGCAGTACCAGTGATCGGAGGACTTGATCGTATGGATTATCGTTTCCACCGCGCCTTTTCCGTCCCGAACGCCCAGCCCTTCCAGGGCCTTGCAGACCACGTTGGGATGAGGGTCGTTGAGAAGCCTGAGCAGGTCGGCATATGTCTCCCTTCGGTGGCTGAGCCCGAGGGCCACGGCGAGCCAGTACCGTTCGGGGACAGAGGGGCTTGTCAGCGATCTTTCATAGGAAGGGAAGGTCCCTATGTCGAGGCGTCGCGACTGTATCCGTTTCAAGGCGGCGATGCGTTCGTGGATGTCGTTCGATGTCAGGGCCTGCGCCAGGGTGGCGCTTGAAAGGGTGGTCCGTACTCCGCCGTACACCGGAAAAAAAACGACGACACCCAGGATGAAGCAAAGGGCGGCTGCGACTATGGATGCTTTTGCATCGCTCAGAAAAAAGGACAGGGGGAACCGGACCAGGACAAAGACGAATCCGTAGATAAGGATGGGAAGGCCGACGAGCAGAGAGAAAAAGGTGAAGCGGCGAAAGAGCCGGTACCGGTCGTTGAGGGATGAAAACTCCTTCAGAACAATGCCCGGGCCCTTGAGAAATTCATCGGTGCCTGTTTCAAGAAGCAGCCGCCCACGGTGTTCAAATAGAAGTTTCCCCGTTTTTTCGGTGATGACAAGGTCGGCGCCTTCCTCGCCGCCGATATCGAGATAGTCATGGCGGCGCAGGGCCCCGTCTATGGAATCCTTCAAGGTGCCGTCGGGAACGTTTTCCAGCGAAACCGTCTTCAGGGTTTTCTTTTGAAGCGGTTTGATAACCTCCGCAGGGTACAGCGTGTAGTCGTAATAGAGATCGTTGATCGCGATTCCCGCCGGATTCGACAGGAGCATTCCGTCCCGGATATTCAGAAAGAGGGAGCGGTCCAGGAGCGTGAGCCAGATCATCGCCAGCAATATCAGGGGAATAAGAGGTATCAGTTCCTGTTTCAGCGATGGCTGTTGTGAAGCCAGGCGAAGGGTGGCGAAAAAGACCGCCGGCGGAACGATAACGAAATAGGACGTGGCGATGATGGAATATCCATCGAGGTAGACGGCCACCGAGGCGGCCAGCCAGAGGGCGCCCGTGATACAGTCGCATATCCGGCGATTACGCAGGCAGTGCGAGCGGATGCGTCCCGCGGCGTATCCCAGCAGGGTCAGTCCCGTACCGAGGGTGAGCGTGAAAAAGAACCCGCCCCAGAAGGCGGGCCCGATGGCATTCAGGTGAGCCGCGATCCGTTCCGTGGGGATTATGAAATAGCCGAGGTCCCGGAGGATGGTAAGCTTTTCCTGAAGCTTCACGTTCGAAAGATACAACTGAAAAGTGGCGATAACCTGGCTCAGACCGAGACCGAGGAGAAATATTTTCACCGTTGCAAGGTATTTGTTCATGGCACAGTCGTCGATCCTGTCCGGAAGCCGGGGAATACAAATTCGACCATTGGGCCTGTTGTCCAAACCCGGGCAACGGCCCGTCAGCATACGACCCTCATTGGCACCTGAAACGGATCGTCTGAAAACAACGATTTTTCGAGGTATTACCACGGGTAAGCGAAAAAGCAATAGAGAAATAACGGTACGCGAGGTGATTTTGTGGAAAAAGTCAAAAATCAGCGAGGGAATGCAAGTAGTTATTAAAATTCTTTGAAAATTGCCCCGGAAAGATGTATGAATCACGTTTACGAGAAACCGAGGGAGGTTGAATGAATGTCAGGAAAAAGAATTTTGGGTATCGTTCTCTGTTTTCCGGTTGTTTTCATGCTCTGTGCGCTCCTGCCGGCACCGGCGTCGGCGGCCGATAAGGCGGAGCCGAATGCGCTCGTAAAGATCGGTGATTCGGTCATAACCGAAGCGGATCTCGAGCAGCGTATCGCTTCGTTCCCGGACAGGGTGAAACAGCGCTATCAGGGAGAGAACGGAAGAAGACAGTTGCTGGAAAAGCTGGTGGAGTTGAAGATATTCTCCCTTGAAGCGCGGGCGGAAAAACTGGACCAGGATAAGGATGTCAAGGTACGTATGGAAGATGCCGCGGACAGTGTCCTTGCCCAGGAATACGTTCAGAAAAAAGGGTTGGTTGATCCGCAGATCACCGAAAAAGAGATAGAGGAATATTATGAGAAGAACAAGGCCGAGTTCTTGCGGCCCGCCCTGGTGAAGGCACGCCAGATATTGATCAAAGCGGGTCCCAAGGTCTCCGCTGAAGAGATATCGGCCGGCGAGAAGAAAGCACGGAAGATCGTGGAAGAACTGAAAGCGGGAGGGGATTTCACAGCGCTGGCGAAGCAATATTCCGATGACGAGCGGTCGAGGTCACGGGGGGGCGCCATGGGATATGTGACGAAGAACAATATTCCCTCCGAGCTCTGGAACGTGGCCTGGTCCCTGAAGGAAGGAACGGTCAGTGACCCTGTAAAAACGGAAGATGGGTTCCATATCATAGCGGTTGAAGAAAAACAGCCTGAGCGCGAACTTTCCCTTCAGGAGGCGGAAAAGAAGATACGGTCCACCCTTGAAACACTGAAAAAGCATTCCATGATGGAGCAGGAAAAGGGTCACCTCATGAAAAAATATGCCGTCGAATTCCTCGCGCCCGCATCGATGGGAGCGTCAAAATCAGGCGGAAAAGAATTGAAAAAGAAGTTCAAGATCAAGACGGACTGAGGTTCGAAGGGGCCTTTGGAGTGTTTCAGAGGGGAAAATGAAAATCCTTCATCGATTCCCTTTCAATTTCCGGCGGGGGTTTACCCTGCTTGAAGTAATGCTGGCGATGGCCGTCCTGGCCATCGCCCTCGTCGCTGTTTTTCAGTCCCAGTCGCAGAGCATCTCCATGGCGGGCATATCGAGATTTTACACGACAGCGCCCCTTCTCGCCCAGAGCAAGATGGCCGAAACGGAGGCAATGCCGGTTGCCGATATCGTCAGCGAAGACGGTGATTTTGGAGAAGACTTTCCCCAGTATGCCTGGCAGGTCACCGTTGCCGAGACGGGATTTGAGTTTCTAAAGCGGATAGAGGTGACGGTGACGGGCGCCATGATGAATTCAAACAATACTTATCAGTTGACCATGTACCGGTTCACGGGCCAGTGAGACCTTTGCTGCCGTCGGAGAGCGTGATCGATATGAGAGCGGAGGGACAGAGCGGTTTTACCCTGATGGAGATCATGATCGCCATCCTCATTCTCGGGACGGTGCTCACCACCGTCTATGCCGCCTATACGGGGACGCTCCGGATCGTTAAGGAAACGCAACATGCCGACG
Encoded proteins:
- a CDS encoding prepilin-type N-terminal cleavage/methylation domain-containing protein, which produces MTSCLTVPTGSLVVRTRTAILQAGRLNNRGFTLVELTVVIFLIGLMFIVAIPRIGDTLLSDDLKTTVNHLNRTARELRNEAVRSQVNQLLNLDLHEGLIYVTSEDMTPEARYEMRKRAYLLPQGVTITDVSRPGKERVINGETAVIFFKGGFVQPTVIHIARGDERFTLVFSPFLKDIKVYDKLIELDEAYE
- a CDS encoding HEAT repeat domain-containing protein — its product is MNKYLATVKIFLLGLGLSQVIATFQLYLSNVKLQEKLTILRDLGYFIIPTERIAAHLNAIGPAFWGGFFFTLTLGTGLTLLGYAAGRIRSHCLRNRRICDCITGALWLAASVAVYLDGYSIIATSYFVIVPPAVFFATLRLASQQPSLKQELIPLIPLILLAMIWLTLLDRSLFLNIRDGMLLSNPAGIAINDLYYDYTLYPAEVIKPLQKKTLKTVSLENVPDGTLKDSIDGALRRHDYLDIGGEEGADLVITEKTGKLLFEHRGRLLLETGTDEFLKGPGIVLKEFSSLNDRYRLFRRFTFFSLLVGLPILIYGFVFVLVRFPLSFFLSDAKASIVAAALCFILGVVVFFPVYGGVRTTLSSATLAQALTSNDIHERIAALKRIQSRRLDIGTFPSYERSLTSPSVPERYWLAVALGLSHRRETYADLLRLLNDPHPNVVCKALEGLGVRDGKGAVETIIHTIKSSDHWYCQWYGYRALRDLGWTQKESMEKH
- a CDS encoding patatin-like phospholipase family protein, translating into MERNARFDSMVFAGGGSRCLWQVGFWSRVDPHLGLSTARIAGVSAGAAMACMLRSGRMSASFERFKKATAENRRNFYPLNLFNERPLFPHLAMYRESVLSAIDEAALERIRNGPDILVLMTRPPRWSGVRMAMLIGMLCYAVEKKLFAPVHPTFASRAGFRSEVVSVRECATPDDLADLLLQSSCTPPFTPVMYRNGGPVLDGGLIDNVPVRILGKGSGNTLVLLTRSYREDRIPRIPGRTYVQPSRPITVYKWDYTNPQGLQDAFDLGCEDGERFLRYS
- a CDS encoding formylglycine-generating enzyme family protein — encoded protein: MQHGKNRAALPVTSIGMWVFILSALTVISGCGLFHKAPLPDMSQTSFINSVGMSFTLIKAGTFTMGSSLKEPGRTAAETSHTVRLTRPFYLQTTEVTQGQWKAVMGRNPSYFKRCGDECPVEQVSWNDTILFIEKLNEMEDTGRYRLPTEAEWEYACRARVRKTFYTGPCIDTGQANFNGLYPLEGCPAGDYRNTSIPCGSYEPNPWGLYDMCGNVWEWCEDWYGDHPGDVQSDPEGADDGTQRVVKGGAWNSMGRQIRPASRMGVPPAGFTNYIGFRVACSY
- the gspG gene encoding type II secretion system major pseudopilin GspG encodes the protein MRKKLDDRGFTLIELMVVIVILGILAGLIVPRIMGRPEEARQAKARIQIESIETALKLYKLDNGNYPTTEQGLRALVEAPEVGALARNWREGGYLEKGNVPKDPWGNEYVYLSPGSHGDYDIMSYGADGELGGEDKNRDITSWEIE
- a CDS encoding peptidylprolyl isomerase, which gives rise to MSGKRILGIVLCFPVVFMLCALLPAPASAADKAEPNALVKIGDSVITEADLEQRIASFPDRVKQRYQGENGRRQLLEKLVELKIFSLEARAEKLDQDKDVKVRMEDAADSVLAQEYVQKKGLVDPQITEKEIEEYYEKNKAEFLRPALVKARQILIKAGPKVSAEEISAGEKKARKIVEELKAGGDFTALAKQYSDDERSRSRGGAMGYVTKNNIPSELWNVAWSLKEGTVSDPVKTEDGFHIIAVEEKQPERELSLQEAEKKIRSTLETLKKHSMMEQEKGHLMKKYAVEFLAPASMGASKSGGKELKKKFKIKTD
- a CDS encoding CPBP family intramembrane metalloprotease; amino-acid sequence: MDTKGIDGKTLILSVMAVMAVEAVVRSAPCGDWRHPLCVLGLARAIETALILSTLIFGGSGLGVLNLSGNTFFRGIGRGIIWSVGFGLAAAALAGVLHLQGASLTDLIRTTLPRKTGTLFLFIAVGGFLGPLVEELFFRGIIYGFCRRWGTAAALIISTSLFAAAHAHGSSFPLTQVIGGVLFAAAYEIEKDLTVPITIHVLGNLAIFGMSFLFS
- the gspF gene encoding type II secretion system inner membrane protein GspF yields the protein MPVYEYNALNTKGKNLKGIIDADSIALARQKLRERALYPVELRETSAKVRPGGALSRSAGNLFRRVGLREVSVMTRQLATLLDAGLPLVPSLTVLISQTVNPQLKKTLAQVKEEVNEGNSLAQSISHYPGVFSPFFVNMVRAGEASGALNVVLKRLADFNESRQALQGRIRAALTYPIFMFIIGSLVVFFLTTFIVPQITEIFRDMNQTLPGITVFLITVSGILRSFWLLILLFMCAAIFSLHHLFTKTSRGRYLWDRIKLRTPFVGGLIHRMAIARFGRTLGTLLQSGVPLLNALAIVKNVVSNELIADVIQDAGKDVEEGQGLAATLSKSSLIPPLAVQMIAVGEQTGNLEEMLFRLSDSYEREVESNIMVITSLLEPVMILVMGLMVAFIVVSILLPIFEMNQLVR
- a CDS encoding winged helix-turn-helix transcriptional regulator — its product is MPPHCEDRVLSESEKDAFRRTVRGFFRDRGRKLPWRETRDPYRILVSEIMLQQTQVPRVLEKYEAFLAEFPDIRSLAAAPLHEVLAAWQGLGYNRRAAYLKKAAEMILSDFNGTVPSSPEKLKKLPGIGEATASAVCAFAFNQPVVFVETNIRAVYIHHFFGDEHPVSDARLLPLVAKTLDRRDPRGWYNALMDYGVYLKKEYGNPARRSAHHHRQAPFEGSNRQVRGAVLRVLLEHGGITQGSLIRLLPFDASRVLQCLEELEREGLIRGKKGHFEIA
- a CDS encoding prepilin-type N-terminal cleavage/methylation domain-containing protein → MKILHRFPFNFRRGFTLLEVMLAMAVLAIALVAVFQSQSQSISMAGISRFYTTAPLLAQSKMAETEAMPVADIVSEDGDFGEDFPQYAWQVTVAETGFEFLKRIEVTVTGAMMNSNNTYQLTMYRFTGQ
- a CDS encoding acyl-CoA dehydrogenase family protein, which encodes MSLLESCYTQEHSIFRESIRRFFDKEVTPYVEEWEKAGIVPRELWTKFGAQGFLCPWLPEEYGGVGADFLYSLIAVEEAASTHCGGFVFPLHSDIIVPYISAYGNEEQKNRWLPGCVTGEYITAVAMTEPGTGSDLAAIRTTAVKNGNNYILNGQKTFISNGILSNLVIVAAKTDPNPESPYAGLSLIVVEGGTPGFERGRNLEKVGLHSQDTAEMSFVDCVVPAENLLGQEGRGFYYLMEKLQQERIVSAMMSQVFAEEALRLTIEYTKSREAFGRPISRFQYISFELAKMATDVELGRTFMESLILDHMAGKELVKKASMAKYWIAEMLNEVVGKCVQFHGGYGYMEEYPIARLFRDARVQTIYAGTSEIMLLIISRYLGL